Genomic segment of Schistocerca piceifrons isolate TAMUIC-IGC-003096 chromosome 1, iqSchPice1.1, whole genome shotgun sequence:
caattgagagattcaaacctcataaattggtaagagatggatttgatcccccatggtacacaaatcaggtccaaacgctgttgcagaggcaacagaaaaagcatgcgaagttcagaagaacgcagaATCCCGCAGATTGGCTAAAACTTACAGACACGcaaaatttggcacagacttcaatgcgagatgcctttaataggttccaaaacgaaacattgtctcgaaatttggtagaaaatctgaagaaattctggtcgtatgtaaagtacacaagtggcaagacgcagtcaatacctttgctgcgcagtgccgatggtactgttaccgacgactgtgccactaaagcggagttattgaacacagttttccgaaattccttcaccagggaagatgaatggaatattccagaatttgaaacatgaacagctgctagcatgagtttcttagaagtagataccttaggggttgcgaagcaactcaaatcacttgatacgggcaagtcttcaggtcccgattgtataccgattaggttcctttcagattacgctgatacaatagctccctacttagcaatcatatacaaccactcgctcaccgatagatctgtacctacagattggaaaattgcgcaggtcgcaccagtgtttaagaaggctagtaggagtaatccatcaaactacagacctatatcattgacgtcggtttgcagtagggttttggagcatatactgtattcaaacattatgaatcacctcaaagggaatgatctattgatacataatcagcatggtttcagaaaacatcgttcttgtgcaacacagctagctcactatttgcacgaagtaattgccactatcaacaggggatctcaagttgattctgtatttgtagatttccggaaagcttttgacaccgtccctcacaagcgacttctaatcaagctgcgggcctatgggggtatcatctcagttgtgcgactggattcgtgatttcccgtcaggaaggtcgcagttcgtagtaatagacggcaaatcattgagtaaaactgaagtgatatcaggtgttccccagggaagcgtcctgggacctctgctgttcctgatctatataaatgacctggatgacaatctgagcagttctcttaggttgttcgcagatgatgctgtaatttactgtctagtaagttcatccgaagaccagtatcagttgcaaagctaaataacgaaaagtgtgaggtgatccacatgagttccaaaagaaatccattgaaatttgattactcaataaatagtacaattctcaaggctgtgaattcaactaagtacctgggtgttaaaatcatgAACAACTTCAgtgataacattgtggggaaggtgcgccaaaggttgcgtttcattggcaggacacttacaagatgcaacaagtccactaaagagacaacttgcactacactcgttcgtcctctgttagaatattgctgcgcggtgtgggatccttaccaggtgggaatgacggaggacatcgaaagggtgcaaaaaagggcagctcgttttgtattatcgcataataggggagagagtgtgacagatatgatatgcgagttgggatggaagtcattaatcaaagacgtttttcgccacggcgagatctgtttacgaaattgcagtcacaaactttctctttcgaatgcgaaaatattttgttgagcccaacctacataggtaggaatgatcatcaaaataaaataagagaaatcagagctcgaacagaaaagtttaggtgatcgtttttcccgcgtgctgttcgggagtggaacggtagggagatagtatgattgtggttcaatgaaccctctgccaagcacttaaatgtgaattgcagagtagtcatgtagatgtagatgtagatgtagatgtagatgtagaaggagggATGgtgtaccggccgctgtggccaagcgggtctaggcacttcagtttggaaccgcgcgagtgctacagtcacatgtttgaatcctgccttgggcacggatgtgtgtgatgtccttaggttagttatgtttaagtagttccaagttctaggggactgatgacctgagatgttaagtcaaatagtgctcagagtcattttggaGGGATGGCAGCTGGAGTTGGGTAATTTGATGGGGATTCCATGAGTCATGTAACAAAGCAGgagcagtatgtgggactgggttctggctggGGAGAAGGAAACTTGtgtgtattgatgcagatggaaggaccAAGGATCCATGGTGATGGATAAAATGCGAAAAAGTACAAAAATTGCATAAATAACATAGAATTACGTctaaaaaacttgaaaaaaaattcacaatgagaAAGATAAAACAGAGGCAAAAGGGGTAAACAAAATGAAATCTGTGGGAGTGAAAGGTGAAACTCACTAAAATTGGGGAGAAgtcacaatgagatcaaagaaaagatataatatacaaatatattttattatggGTAGCAGCATGGATAAGTATGAAGGAGGGTGATGAAGTTAAATGATTGTTTGTGAACTGGGATAGAATGGAGAAAGAGTAGGGGGTGGGGAGGTCTTCGTAGGATAAGATACAAGATCGTGTGGCACCAGAAAGGTGAGGGAAAGAAAATGCAAAAATATGGGAGAGCGACACAGAGAGAGTGATAAATTAGATGGTATGGATTAGTGATATTGACCAGAGTGAAGTGTGtcataagatgctgcaccaacaatcattgCGGTCTCATAGCCATCTCTTGTGCACAGCCGAGACGGTTGATGCAGCGTGGCTTGTAAGTGCTATGCAATGCTGCTTGTAAGGTGACAAGGAGAcacaagaaagaagagaaagaaggatggACATTGAGAACAGTGATTCCTTAGAAAATagtaagaaaggaaagcagaactgGGTTAGGATCAAAGAAAAGGcatcaggcaaaaatcaaacaatggaaaatccaggatggaatgtaacactattgtgaaaaatgtgaaaaagaaagttgctactcactgtatagcggagatgatgattcgcagatagacacaacaaaaagactgtcacaaataatagctttcaCCCAGTAAGGCACTCTTCAAAATTagacagaaaacacacacaaacacactcatgcaaatgcaactcatacatacatgacaaactgtggccaagaaacaagtggaccatcctgtttctgagcacactgccaaacatgacatccttcgttTCAGTGAATGCTTCACAGCCTGCGCCCAtgtagatccttcccaccaacaccagcttttctgagttgcaCCAGTTGGAACTTTTGCTGCTACCCCTTTCCCCCACTCCTCATGCCCTTTGTCTAATCATCCAACTGCACATAGCTGCTGCTAGGGTAGCCACACGGTCTGAAGAGCTTTTCCCCCTTTCCcctgcacccccctccccctctcaccccgTCGGGGGTTTGAGTCCTCCCTGGAGGTTGGGTGTgaatgttgtccttagtgtaagttactttaagttagattaattagtgtgtaagcctagggactgatgacctcagcagctttaTTCTGTAGGAACTTATCACCACCATCGCATCTAACTGCCCTACTCTCTCTCCATATCATCCCTGCACACTCTCACAAGCAGTACTTTACTGTCCCTCACTTCTACCCTGCTATACCTCCCCTCCTTGCACCAGTCTCCCCCTTACTGCCACGGTTACCTCTCCCATCATTCGTTGCTGCTGGCAAACTACTTCAGcatccagagactgtggtcatctgtgtgtgtgagttgtgtttgtataagtgtgtgtgtgtgtgtgtgtgtgtgtgtgtgtgtgtgtgtgtgtgtgaatgttgtcTATTTCCAACAAAGGCCATGTTGACCAActagctaactttctgacagtctttttgttgtgtctctcTGCAACTCaggatctctgctatatggtgagtagtaattatccttttcataatgttgttatctTCCATCCTcagttttccattgtttcatacTTTATAAACTGCTACTGGTAACAAATAGTAAACAAGTACAATTTGACATTAGTTTCAGTTGCCAGTAAAtgataatatatttttataaaCTGGTATTAATCAACAAGAATTGCATTGTATTCTGAATCAAGTCATTATAAGGCCAATACTCACATTACTACAGTCAGTCTCACTCCCGTCTTCATTTAGTTGCATCCAAATCAGCAGACCTGGTTTCAGGTGGAATTTAGCACCAGTCTTGTATCTATCTTTATTCACTTTGGACTCAGGACATGTTTGGACTACACAATCAATTTATCTAACCAAAAGTGAGTGAACTACTTTTGCAGATATGAGCAGTGTCTGTTAAAATGTGAGTGATTCTCTTTAGGTGAGTACTATTGTTGGACATGGTGAGCTTTTGTGCATCACTTTATTAATATGAATTATGTAACTTTATTCCCATTCATATATACTAAATGATTTTGTATTATGAATAGTTAGGTACAATTAAGCTCTGCATGTGTCTGTGCTAAATACTTGCTTGTAGATATTgtgcaaatttatatatatatatatatatatatatatatatatatatatatatatatatatatatatatatgatgtttaTGAGTTTTATGAGTTTTTTCCTTGTTTAATTCACAAATCCTGTAAGTTGCGAGCCAGTGTTGTTCTGAACTTCTGTCTGGTATCCTTGGTTATATTCGTACTCTTCCGCCATAAGTATTTATCTCTTGACTGTGTGTATAACATTAGTTCTTGATCAGACTGTGTCTTCCAATGCAGGCCACTTGTTGACCTGACACTGAGATAATGTGcatgaagcgggaacgtgttgtatctccgcttacagtcgatcatgtgcagtgaaccggcatttatcgccgcgcccacgcactatgctcatgggagaggctctgtggcaataaatgactaaagcggttctggacaggacacatttatttttcctgccgttacaataaatgacaaataatatacttcgctaatgtctgcctatataggcgcgttgcactggcggcacggctcggtcaccgatcccggagggtgcacactccagtgacgagccgtggcgcggccgcgtggaccgagcgagacaaaaggccgcgtcacagaatgttctgctcttggtgcgaccggaggcgccgtaacgtctgcgAAGAAGCtaaagacaatttaacggcgactgcgttaCGACCGCGCATACGcgtttacggcggagtcacgttgactcgacgcacgtggtccgcggcggaagaactggggagacgtgtgtcgcgtcgcgtcgactagctcgcactgctggcagctttgttcccgtgcggtccggtgtgcgacgcaccgttgccgaaattccgcataacggtacagctgcccctacttgtgtcggcagtgccgtagttcagcccttcgtgcgttggacggtgctgccgccacacagatccccccttggagagCGGAGCTCCGTAGCTGCGAAAACGCGGCGATCGTTCGCGTGTGTTTAAAGTTCGTGCACTGCGTGATGGCAGTGCGGCAGCTTTGGCGGGGGTCGGTCGGCGTCGGAAGGGCGGCGGCCCATGACGTCAGCGCGCCGGACCGGCGAGCGTGCGGTGGGCGTGTCCTCGCGCTGGCGGCTAGTGACAGCGCCAGCAGGCACTGGCTGCGACTGTCCGTAGGGATGCGCGTGAAGGCGCGCGTTGCAGGTCATTGGTGGCGACGTCTCGAAGGCGCTTGCGCGGGTGCGGTACCGTCGGAACTCGAACGCGGGTCCGGGAGCTACTACGGACGGTGTGGAGCGCGATGTCCGGAGCTCGACGGAGAAGCGAATGAGGTAAGCAGGCGCGGGTGCCGATCCGGCCTCAACGCCCGACGCGGCGGAGGCAAAAGACGCGAACGCGGGTCCAGGAGCTGTGACGAACGCTCGACTGGAGTTACCGGCCGAAGGCACTTGCAGCTGGAGGTCGGGTCTCTACAGCGGACAGCGGCTTGTGGGCGCCGAATTCTGACGGCGTTCGGTGGCTCGGGCGCGTGATTGCCGGTTTGGGTGTCGTGGCGCGCTGGCGACGCAGCACGGCCGTTTGAATCGGACGCGGCGGCCGGCGCGCGTGACGTAGTCCGCTGGCGGCTGTGGTGGGGGCGACCGGTGCGCCTGTGGTGGGCGCGGTCCGGGCGGCCGTACCAGCTGCCTGGGCGTGGTGGAGGGAGGCGCACGTGGCGGCGCGATGACAGCAGGCTGCGGCTGTGCGTCACCGGCGGCTCCGGGTGCGGGTTCCGTCTGACCGCTGGCAGAGGGCGTGTCGTCCGTGATCAGATCTTCTGCCGGGTCGAAGAAATGCGTGGCTGATGGAGCGGGCAAGACGTAGGCTGGTTTGACGCGGTCGACTGACACTGTCGACGGCTTTCCGTTGCACTCGAGGACCAGCGTTTTGTCTCCTCGGGCGATCACGCGGTGCGGCCCACTGTAGGGCGGTCGGAGAGGTGGCCGTACTGCGTCGGTACGCAACATGACGTGCGTGCAGCGCTGCAGGTCGGCGTGGACGAATATCTTCCCGGTGCCGTGCCGCGTCGGTGCGTGCGCTCGGAGGCCGGCCATGTGACTGCGCAGACGTTCTGCCAGAGTGGGTGCCACGGCGTCGCGTGGGAGACTTGCATCTTCGACAAAATCGCCCGGGATTGTCAGAGATTGCCCGTAAACGAGGTCGGCAGGTGACGCGCCGATCTCCTCCTTCGGCGTGActcgcaggccgagcagcaccagtgggagcgcctctggccatgaggtgtcgtggcaggttagagcggctttgagagtcctatggaaccgttcgaccatgccattcgacgccgggtggtagctggttgtcctgtgtaaccGGGTGCCACACAGTCTGGCGACATGCGTGAACAAAGCGCAGTCAAACTGGCGGCCGCgatcagttgtcacgtgactgggacatccgAAGCGTGCCACCCAGGTGTCGACGAATGCGGTGGCGACGGTCTCGGCCGTGACGTCCGCGACGGGCGTTGCTTCCGGCCAGCGAGTGAAGCGGTCCACCATTGTTAGGAGGTACCGCTTGCCTTGTGAGAGAGGAAGCGGGCCGACGAGGTCCACGTGGACGTGTGCAAATCGGCGTGTCGCGTCCGGGAAGGTGCCCACgggtgcgtgggtgtgcctcccgactttggcGCGCTGACATGACGTGCAAGTGCGCGCCCATTCGCGGCAGTCCTTCCGAAGCCCGGGCCAGACGAAACGCGCAGCCACGAGCGTCGCAGTGGTGTTGATGCCGGGGTGTGACAGTCCGTGGACACGGTCGAAGGCACTGCGCCGGAATTTCCCCGGGAGGAACGGTCGGTGCGTGCCGGTTGaggtgtcacaccaaatcttctgtgcggagccggggacaggcaccagctccagttgcaggccgctggaagtgtcgtgacggaagcggtgcagttcttcgtcactctcctgtacttgggccacgtcctcaaagttcacagggggtgaaataacggcacacgctcgggacaaacaatcggcgacgatattgtctatccccgaaatgtgtcgaatgtcagtcgtgaattgcgacacgtactctaactgctggagttggcgcggtgaacacttagtgtggttgttctcgaacgcgtgggtaatgggtttgtgatcggtgaaaatgatgaactgtcgggcttctatggacggtcggaagtatttcaccgccgcgtacaccacaagcaactctcggtcataagcgctccaagcacgttgcgaatcggaaagctttttggagaaaaaaccgagaggctgccaactcccgccgacgcgctgttgtaacgccgcgccgatggcggcctggctggcgtccacgactatagctaagtccgcgtcatgtaccgggtgcgcgagcagcgtcgcttccacgagattcctttttgagtccatgaagctctgctccattgcgTCTGTCCAATTCACGAGGGTCTTCCCTTTAGAGATAGGACCTTGTAACGCCTTAGTCAGCGGCTCTTGCACCGCTGCGGCGTTGGGCAGGTGTCGacgataaaagttcaacatgccgaggtagcgtcgtaattctttgtgcgtctgcggacgcggcatgttctgtattgccttaactttctccggtagcggtgtcgatccggtgggcgtaattaaatggcctaggaactcaatttccgtcacgccgaactcgcatttagcggggttaatgacgatgtcggcttcactcaggcgctgaaagatggtcgttaagtggcggcggtggagttcgggcgacttggaatacaccaagatgtcgtcgaggtacgcgaagcaaaatggcaagcctcgcaagacgccgtccaggaaccgctgccaagtctgggcagcattccgaagaccgaaagtcataaacaggctttcgaaaagcccaaagggcgttacgatggctgtttttttgatgtcttcgggcgccaccggaatttgggtgtacgcctttgcgcagtcaatcttgctgaacaccgcgcagcccgccaaggcgtagctgaagtcttgaaggtgtgggactgggtatcggtccggcaccgttcgcgaattaagggcgcgatagtccccacacgggcgccacgaattgtctttcttgggcactaaatgcaacgccgatgaccatgggctgctcgatggtcgcacgatgccttgccgcagcatggcctcgaactctgcctttgctgctgcgagtctgtccggcgcgagtcgacgtgggcgacacgatgtggggggtccgggtgtggttattatgtggtgcaccgtcaaatgtttgatgtctctcggtgcaccggctgggcgggtgaggttggggaattgttccagaatgtcagcgtacggtccggggcacttcacgggtttaacgctgtagtatgcagcctgccggcgctgtcccgctatctttaacttagtcgtggcgtcgatgagctggccgtttgcgatgtcggctagtagcccgtagtggccgagaaagtctgcgCCCAGGATCGGCTCATTGACGTCGGCCACGGTAAAAGTCCACGAGAACGTGCGCCGTAGGCCTATATCTATATTGCGGCTGTGTGTGCCGTAAGTTTTAATGGCGGAATTGTTCGCCgctgtaaggcagagtgcctcggcccgcctgcggtctcgtaacatagaacgggggaagatcgagaggtccgaacccgtgtcgacgaggtacctcacgcctgccccccgttccgcaacaaacagacgcttcgatatcatattgcagccgggtgcgcctaggtccggttgcagctggcgtttgggtgcgagcaaggagcgcggcacctggttgcttcgttgccgaagcgagcgtggtaccagcagtagccgctttgtgcgtgctgtgacgtcggcggggtaccgttggagcggctgttgctgcgttgccggctgcgcgagccacgccgcctgtcgcccggtctgctgccgctgcggcgcgtgctgccctcttgctgcgagcgcgccaaccggtcgacttgcgtcgagagagctgccacctgtgccgtcaagttttgcactagctggtgcaggtcggcatccgatgcgggtgcgggaggcgctggccgccacggaggtggggggacggagtcgtaagctgccgcagccacggtgctaggcgccgttgtcagcgcgtcgtgcaccctgtcggccaagttagcgacggcgtccagctgcatctccgtctgtgcggctatcactgcctgcacctgagctGGGAGGCTGCGCACCCAGATAGTGCGCAACAGCGAATCTGGCACCATATCGGACTGCGCGAGGCTCCGCAAGTGGCGCAGGAATTGCGAGGGCCTCCGATCGCCGCATTCCTCCTGCCGCAGCAGTTGGTGCACACGCTGTTCCTCTGACGACGAAATCCGCCGGATCAGCTCTTCCTTGAGCCGTTTGTAGCTCGACTGCGTCGGTGGGGCGGTGATTATATCCCGCACTTCGGCCGCATAGTTCTGGTCCAGCTGGCTCACCACGTGCCTGAATTTCGCCAGGTCGCAGGTCACGTGGTTGCTCATAAATACCGCCTCAACCTGGCTGAACCACATCACGGGGTCGCGCGGCCAAAAGGGAGGCAGCCTGATCAATGCCCGTCCAGCACTTGTCGGCGTTCCGGCGGTCGTAGGAGGCATCGGTGTGGCGGGGATTTGCGCGCCAACATTGTCCTGAGCTGTCTGCGGCTGCGCGGCGTCCGCGCGTGTAGTCCGTGCCTGTAGCTCATTCTCTAGCCTCGTGTTGCGTGCGAGCAGTTCTTCGACGGTCTTTCGCAACTCCTCTAGTGTCGCCATCTTAGTTCAGAGTCGAATTCTCGTACAAGAGGAAAgcacacagtgaaaataacacaagggaaacacacgaaaagaaaaaaataacactaagcagtccgcgatcgaaatatacgcacacaaaaacaatacaaaaaaaagttagttaaaaaaaaaaaaaaattactacggagcactgttcggcgcgggcgtatgcgcgcaagcctactcgcggttccacgtctctcgtaccgacgaacgtttgtcaccacgtgttttttagcctcagatcacgtcggggtcaccagtgaagcgggaacgtgttgtatctccgcttacagtcgatcatgtgcagtgaaccggcatttatcgccgcgcccacgcactatgctcatgggagaggctctgtggcaataaatgactaaagcggttctggacaggacacatttatttttcctgccgttacaataaatgacaaataatatacttcgctaatgtctgcctatataggcgcgttgcactggcggcacggctcggtcaccgatcccggagggtgcacactccagtgacgagccgtggcgcggccgcgtggaccgagcgagacaaaaggccgcgtcacagaatgttctgctcttggcgcgaccggaggcgccgtaacgtccgcgaagaagctaaagacaatttaacggcgactgcgttacgaccgcgcgtacgcgtttacggcggagtcacgttgactcgacgcacgtggtccgcggcggaagaactggggagacgtgtgtcgcgtcgcgtcgactagctcgcactgctggcagctttgttcccgtgcggtccggtgtgcgacgcaccgttgccgaaattccgcataacggtacagctgcccctacttgtgtcggcagtgccgtagttcagcccttcgtgcgttg
This window contains:
- the LOC124776605 gene encoding uncharacterized protein LOC124776605, which codes for MVDRFTRWPEATPVADVTAETVATAFVDTWVARFGCPSHVTTDRGRQFDCALFTHVARLCGTRLHRTTSYHPASNGMVERFHRTLKAALTCHDTSWPEALPLVLLGLRVTPKEEIGASPADLVYGQSLTIPGDFVEDASLPRDAVAPTLAERLRSHMAGLRAHAPTRHGTGKIFVHADLQRCTHVMLRTDAVRPPLRPPYSGPHRVIARGDKTLVLECNGKPSTVSVDRVKPAYVLPAPSATHFFDPAEDLITDDTPSASGQTEPAPGAAGDAQPQPAVIAPPRAPPSTTPRQLVRPPGPRPPQAHRSPPPQPPADYVTRAGRRVRFKRPCCVASAPRHPNRQSRARATERRQNSAPTSRCPL